From the genome of Eucalyptus grandis isolate ANBG69807.140 chromosome 2, ASM1654582v1, whole genome shotgun sequence, one region includes:
- the LOC104435468 gene encoding nicotinamide adenine dinucleotide transporter 1, chloroplastic: MTGASHAAHGSSTRDILCHAAAGAAAGAIAATFVCPLDVIKTRLQVHGIPSGHKGSIIITSLRNIVRQEGVKGLYRGLSPTILALLPNWAVYFTVYERLKGLVHSHDDNGNQVSTGANMLAAVGAGAATSITTNPLWVVKTRLQTQGMRPDVVPYAGVPSALCRIVREEGLRGLYSGILPSLVGVSHVAIQFPAYEKIKCYIAKKDNTTVDQLSTGSVAIASSISKLTASIITYPHEVVRSRLQEQGHGAKVRYVGVVDCVRKVFRKEGIPGFYRGCATNLMRTIPSAVITFTSYEMIHRFLVQVLPPDKRHSRSHPRPETQGTKEGKNGGVSQQSQTHSHKPTHMVP, from the exons ATGACCGGCGCTTCGCACGCCGCCCACGGCAGCAGCACCCGTGATATCCTCTGCCATGCCGCTGCCGGCGCGGCCGCAG GTGCTATTGCGGCCACCTTCGTCTGTCCCTTGGATGTTATCAAGACGAGGCTACAGGTCCATGGCATTCCCTCCGGTCATAAAG GAAGCATTATAATCACAAGCCTACGGAACATAGTAAGGCAGGAAGGTGTGAAGGGACTGTACCGCGGCCTCTCACCAACAATTCTGGCTCTTCTTCCGAACTGGGCT GTCTACTTCACAGTTTACGAGAGACTTAAGGGGCTAGTCCATTCACATG ATGATAATGGCAATCAAGTAAGCACGGGTGCCAACATGCTAGCTGCTGTGGGGGCTGGAGCTGCCACATCAATCACTACAAATCCTTTATGGGTTGTAAAAACCAGACTCCAA ACACAGGGTATGAGGCCAGATGTGGTCCCATATGCAGGCGTGCCTTCTGCTTTATGCAGGATCGTACGTGAGGAAGGTCTCCGTGGTTTGTATAG TGGCATTCTCCCGTCATTGGTAGGAGTAAGCCATGTTGCGATTCAGTTTCCAGCATATGAGAAGATCAAATGTTACATAGCGAAAAAAG ATAATACAACTGTCGATCAACTTAGTACCGGAAGTGTAGCAATTGCCTCATCAATATCTAAGCTCACTGCCTCCATCATTACTTATCCACATGAG GTGGTACGTTCCCGGTTGCAAGAGCAGGGACATGGAGCTAAGGTTCGGTATGTTGGAGTTGTTGATTGTGTCAGGAAAGTGTTTCGGAAGGAGGGTATCCCTGGGTTTTATCGAGGCTGTGCTACAAATTTAATGAGGACTATTCCATCCGCTGTTATTACATTTACCAGTTACGAGATGATACATAGATTTTTGGTACAAGTATTACCTCCGGACAAAAGACATTCGCGATCCCATCCCCGACCAGAAACCCAAGGAACTAAAGAGGGAAAAAATGGTGGAGTCTCTCAACAATCGCAGACCCACTCACATAAGCCGACCCACATGGTTCCGTAG
- the LOC104433263 gene encoding probable protein phosphatase 2C 15 produces MASGEGRRRGHDLVPLAALINREMKNEKLEKPTVRYGCASQSKKGEDFFLIKTDCQRVPGNPSSAYSVFAVFDGHNGNAAAIYSKEHLLNHIISAMPRGLGREDWLQALPRALVAGFVKTDKEFQRRGETSGTTATFVIVDGWTVTVACVGDSRCVLDAQGGAVSNLTVDHRLEDNAEERERVTASGGEVGRLSIFGGAEIGPLRCWPGGLCLSRSIGDMDVGEFIVPVPHVKQVKLSNVGGRLIIASDGIWDALPSEMAAKSCRGVPAELAARQVVKEALRTRGLKDDTTCIVVDIIPPDNSIQIAPPPKKQNKLRALLFRSKSKGSANKLSKKLSAIGIVEELFEEGSAMLAERLGTDESVGQSTSGLFVCAVCQVDLASSEGISVHAGSIFSTNTKPWQGPFLCGDCRNKKDAMEGKRPSGVKVV; encoded by the exons ATGGCCTCTGGAGAAGGGAGGCGCCGTGGTCACGATCTAGTGCCTCTTGCCGCGCTGATCAACAGAGAGATGAAGAATGAGAAATTGGAGAAGCCCACTGTGAGGTATGGCTGTGCTTCCCAATCTAAGAAGGGAGAAGATTTCTTTCTGATAAAGACGGACTGTCAGCGGGTCCCCGGAAATCCTTCGTCAGCATATTCTGTTTTTGCA GTCTTTGATGGTCATAATGGAAATGCTGCCGCCATTTATTCGAAGGAGCATTTATTAAATCATATTATCAGCGCTATGCCTCGTGGTCTTGGACGAGAGGATTGGCTCCAAGCTCTCCCTAGGGCATTAGTTGCTGGATTTGTGAAGACAGATAAGGAATTTCAGAGGAGAG GAGAAACCTCTGGAACAACTGCTACTTTTGTAATCGTTGATGGATGGACTGTGACCGTTGCATGCGTTGGAGATTCTCGTTGTGTTTTAGATGCTCAGGGGGGCGCTGTTTCTAATCTAACTGTTGATCACAGACTTGAAGATAATGCAGAGGA gAGGGAGCGAGTCACTGCAAGTGGAGGTGAAGTTGGAAGACTGAGCATCTTTGGTGGTGCTGAG ATTGGTCCCCTCCGCTGTTGGCCAGGTGGACTATGCCTTTCCAGGTCAATTGGAGACATGGATGTAGGAGAATTTATAGTTCCAGTACCCCATGTTAAGCAAGTGAAG TTATCAAACGTAGGCGGGAGACTCATAATTGCTTCAGATGGTATTTGGGATGCCCTTCCTTCTGAAATGGCTGCAAAATCTTGTCGTGGAGTGCCTGCAGAACTTGCTGCTAGACAAGTGGTGAAG GAAGCATTGAGGACAAGAGGGCTGAAGGATGACACAACATGCATTGTTGTTGACATAATTCCACCTGATAATTCCATACAGATTGCACCTCCCCCAAAAAAGCAGAACAAACTGAGGGCACTATTATTTAGGAGCAAGTCCAAGGGTTCTGCTAATAAGCTGTCGAAAAAGCTGTCAGCTATTGGCATAGTTGAAGAACTTTTTGAAGAAGGCTCAGCGATGCTCGCAGAAAG ATTAGGGACTGATGAATCCGTGGGGCAATCCACATCCGGTCTATTTGTATGCGCAGTGTGCCAAGTCGATCTTGCTTCCAGTGAGGGCATCTCTGTTCACGCCGGTTCTATATTCTCAACCAATACAAAGCCCTGGCAAGGGCCTTTCCTTTGTGGTGATTGCCGTAACAAGAAGGACGCAATGGAGGGAAAGCGTCCGAGTGGAGTTAAAGTGGTCTAA
- the LOC104435558 gene encoding glycosyltransferase BC10 codes for MKRSKITVCIKELTVRIGRDRSFHIMATIIFCLSMALFTVALGMYIHDHMKRFIISDESYSTQLTPLLTLVPTSAFSLFNFSLAASSPIPFERAIGPVGPETSWHSMSDEELAWQASMVPHILEYPYNRTPKVAFMFLSRGSLPLAPLWERFFKGHKDLYSIYLHMSVDLGNDEMPETSVFYKRRIPSKPAQWGRASMIDAERRLLANALLDFSNERFLLLSEACIPLFNFTTVYSYLINSNQSFLGSFDDPRPMGRGRYNKRMWPTVSLSEWRKGSQWFEVHRRVAVEIVSDVIYYPVFRNHCMPPCYMDEHYLPTLVTKVCPGANSNRSITWVDWSGGGSHPKQFTRTDVSQVFLNRIRHGFNCTYNGITTSICFLFARKFHPNTLQPLLKIAPPLLGFVP; via the exons ATGAAGAGGTCTAAGATTACCGTGTGCATTAAAGAACTCACAGTGCGCATTGGAAGAGACAGGAGCTTTCACATCATGGCTACCATAATTTTCTGTCTGTCTATGGCGCTTTTCACAGTTGCCCTCGGGATGTACATTCACGATCACATGAAAAGGTTCATTATTTCAGATGAATCCTATTCTACTCAACTGACTCCACTTCTTACATTGGTACCCACTTCAGCGTTTTCATTATTCAACTTTTCGTTGGCCGCTTCTTCACCGATCCCATTTGAACGTGCAATTGGTCCAGTGGGTCCTGAGACGTCATGGCATTCAATGAGTGATGAGGAACTTGCATGGCAAGCCTCCATGGTGCCCCATATCCTAGAGTATCCTTATAATCGGACGCCGAAGGTGGCCTTCATGTTCTTGAGCAGAGGAAGTCTGCCTTTAGCTCCTCTTTGGGAGAGGTTCTTCAAGGGACACAAGGATCTCTATTCAATCTACCTGCACATGTCAGTGGACCTCGGCAATGACGAGATGCCGGAGACGTCAGTGTTTTACAAGCGCAGAATTCCGAGCAAG CCGGCTCAATGGGGACGGGCAAGCATGATCGATGCTGAGAGGCGCCTCCTGGCTAATGCCCTGCTTGACTTCTCCAACGAGAGATTCTTGTTACTCTCGGAAGCGTGCATTCCTCTTTTCAACTTCACCACGGTCTACAGCTACCTCATCAACTCTAATCAGAGCTTCCTCGGCTCGTTCGACGACCCAAGGCCCATGGGAAGAGGCCGGTACAACAAACGGATGTGGCCCACGGTGTCGTTGTCCGAGTGGCGTAAAGGCTCTCAATGGTTCGAAGTCCATCGCAGGGTCGCTGTCGAGATAGTGTCCGATGTCATTTACTACCCCGTATTCCGGAACCACTGCATGCCTCCTTGTTACATGGACGAACATTACTTGCCAACCCTTGTCACTAAAGTCTGCCCTGGCGCAAACTCGAACAGGAGCATCACTTGGGTTGATTGGTCGGGAGGCGGTTCACACCCTAAACAATTTACAAGGACGGACGTTTCTCAGGTGTTCTTGAATAGGATAAGACATGGATTTAATTGTACTTATAATGGCATCACGACCTCAATTTGCTTCCTTTTCGCTCGAAAGTTTCATCCCAACACTCTTCAGCCTCTCCTCAAGATAGCTCCTCCATTGCTTGGCTTTGTCCCATAG
- the LOC104433264 gene encoding uncharacterized protein LOC104433264: MAAHNLAVILRSSSSVARFLLAKQRRPPAFGDEEYDSYVDSDLWDLPSAPLSPLAGRPGEVRVRLGGAAAACSEKVDLGRFDVDSAVVQGLGLVGLEVSDVGEWKFFKYVEEAEFGPGLPVNTVFIEGKLIAGDCNLPESCKWMSVESCLDWLVDVKPSSDRVGPLTVLGLINDSMPPSKFKVPSTLIYQEYPPGVVVVPMGSRTAKPFHTTNLVVFAPASSSDECGEGNFIMSGDALIVDPGCRSQHHEELGKIVAVLPRKLIVFLTHHHHDHIEGLSVVQRCNSDAILLAHKNTISRIQKDVWSLGSTPVSGAEDICIGGQRLSIIFAPGHTDGHLALLHNSTHSLIVGDHCLGQGSSILDVTSGGNIFDYFQSTYKFMELSPHALIPMHGRVNLWPKHMLCGYLKNRRQREESILKAIEDGAQTLFDIVANVYSGVDRSFWPHATFNVRVHVDHLAQQDKLPKEFSIQKFQRSCKLHFFIRWLGSYFIYLLMVRCCKLSKSTFIVSGLIAGFTSIYLIKKSSLSSS, from the exons ATGGCCGCTCACAACCTCGCGGTGATCCTCCGGAGCTCCTCCAGCGTCGCCCGGTTCCTCCTCGCCAAGCAGCGGCGGCCCCCGGCGTTCGGCGACGAGGAGTACGACTCCTACGTCGATTCCGACCTCTGGGACCTGCCCTCCGCCCCGCTGAGCCCCCTCGCGGGGCGGCCCGGCGAGGTCCGCGTCCGCCTCGGAGGCGCGGCCGCGGCGTGCTCGGAGAAGGTCGATTTGGGACGGTTCGATGTGGATTCCGCCGTCGTCCAG GGCCTGGGGCTTGTTGGACTGGAGGTTTCCGATGTGGGAGAGTGGAAATTCTTCAAGTATGTTGAAGAAGCGGAGTTCGGGCCGGGATTACCTGTTAATACGGTCTTTATCGAGGGCAAATTGATCGCTGGGGACTGTAATTTACCAG AGTCATGTAAATGGATGTCCGTTGAAAGTTGCCTAGATTGGCTCGTGGACGTGAAACCAAGTAGTGATCGCGTTGGACCTTTAACGGTTCTCGGTCTAATAAATGACTCTATGCCACCATCCAAATTTAAGGTCCCGTCAACGTTAATTTATCAG GAGTATCCTCCAGGTGTTGTAGTTGTTCCTATGGGAAGTCGGACAGCAAAGCCTTTTCACACCACCAATTTAGTGGTGTTTGCACCTGCGAGTAGTTCAGATGAATGTGGGGAAGGTAATTTTATTATGTCAGGAGATGCTCTCATAGTTGATCCAGGTTGCCGATCCCAACACCATGAAGAG CTTGGGAAAATTGTTGCTGTCTTGCCAAGAAAGTTGATTGTGTTTCTCACCCATCATCACCATGATCACATTGAAG GTCTCTCAGTCGTTCAGAGATGCAACAGTGATGCCATCTTGTTAGCACATAAAAACACCATCTCTCGCATTCAGAAAG ATGTTTGGTCTCTTGGTTCCACTCCAGTTTCGGGAGCAGAAGACATCTGCATTGGTGGTCAGAGGTTAAGTATAATTTTTGCACCG GGTCATACGGATGGACATCTGGCACTATTACACAACAGTACTCACTCACTCATAGTAGGTGATCATTGTTTGGG CCAAGGAAGTTCAATACTGGATGTTACTTCTGGTGGAAATATCTTT GATTACTTCCAATCAACATACAAATTCATGGAGCTTTCTCCACATGCTCTCATCCCCATGCACGGGAGAGTCAACCTGTGGCCAAAGCACATGCTTTGTGGATATCTGAA GAATCGTAGGCAGAGAGAGGAATCCATATTGAAAGCTATAGAAGATGGAGCGCAGACATTATTTGACATTGTTGCAAATGTCTATTCTGGGGTTGATCGCAGTTTTTGGCCTCATGCTACGTTCAATGTGAGGGTTCACGTGGATCATTTGGCCCAACAAGATAAGTTACCAAAG GAATTTTCAATTCAGAAATTCCAAAGAAGCTGTAAGCTGCATTTCTTCATTCGGTGGCTTGGGTCCTACTTTATATATCTATTGATGGTGAGGTGCTGCAAGCTAAGCAAGTCAACATTTATAGTTTCTGGCCTGATAGCTGGCTTCACCTCAAtttacttaataaaaaaaagctcATTGTCGAGTAGTTAA